In one Sphingobium indicum B90A genomic region, the following are encoded:
- a CDS encoding DUF1971 domain-containing protein: protein MADIQPYRSTPIFDQDTLPAALRARHDTKAGVWGVIRVLEGRLQLTCLNPLSESVLTSDNPGIVMPQQPHFVTPLGAMRMQIDFYDQAPFS from the coding sequence ATGGCTGATATCCAACCTTATCGGTCCACGCCTATCTTCGATCAGGACACACTGCCTGCTGCTCTGCGCGCGCGACATGACACAAAGGCAGGTGTATGGGGGGTGATCCGGGTTCTGGAGGGACGCCTTCAGCTTACCTGTCTGAATCCGTTATCGGAATCTGTCCTGACGTCGGACAACCCGGGCATAGTAATGCCCCAGCAGCCACATTTCGTGACGCCTCTCGGCGCCATGAGAATGCAGATCGATTTCTATGATCAGGCTCCGTTTTCCTGA
- a CDS encoding Rrf2 family transcriptional regulator codes for MKLTLFTDYSMRVLLYLAARPDRLSSIAEVAQAYNISQNHLMKVVNDLARTGYIETLRGRGGGIRLGRNPADINLGELVRHTEGGFDLVDCGSCIVAPACRLTGVLKEALGAFLSVLDRYSLAELATDPSQIEGLFYALGNDNMPT; via the coding sequence ATGAAGCTGACGCTGTTCACCGACTATTCCATGCGCGTGTTGCTCTATCTCGCTGCACGACCCGACCGCCTGTCGTCGATCGCGGAGGTGGCCCAAGCCTATAACATATCGCAGAACCACCTGATGAAGGTCGTGAACGATTTAGCGCGAACGGGCTATATCGAAACCCTCAGGGGACGCGGAGGAGGGATCCGGCTCGGGAGAAATCCAGCCGACATCAATCTTGGCGAATTAGTGCGACACACCGAAGGAGGATTCGATCTTGTGGACTGCGGGAGTTGTATCGTCGCGCCAGCCTGTCGGTTGACCGGAGTCCTGAAGGAAGCCTTGGGAGCTTTCCTTTCTGTCCTCGATCGCTATTCGCTCGCGGAACTCGCGACCGATCCTAGCCAGATCGAAGGGCTTTTTTACGCACTTGGTAACGATAACATGCCCACATGA
- a CDS encoding K+/H+ antiporter subunit F translates to MTTLLLALSITLAQVMLGLALACAAYRMIRGPRAQDRVLGLDTFYTNSMLLLLTFGIQTGRALYFEAALIIALIGFVGTVGFAKFLMRGEVIE, encoded by the coding sequence ATGACAACGTTGCTGCTCGCCTTGTCGATCACTCTGGCGCAGGTGATGCTGGGCCTCGCGCTCGCATGCGCCGCCTACCGCATGATCAGGGGTCCCCGCGCACAGGACCGCGTGCTTGGGCTCGACACATTCTACACCAACTCCATGCTGCTTCTGCTCACCTTCGGCATCCAGACCGGCAGGGCGCTCTATTTCGAGGCGGCCCTCATCATCGCGCTGATCGGCTTCGTCGGCACCGTAGGCTTCGCCAAATTTCTGATGCGCGGGGAGGTGATCGAATGA
- a CDS encoding Na+/H+ antiporter subunit C — protein sequence MELVLALGIGVLVASGVWLILRPRTFQVILGLSLLSYAVNLFIYAMGRMHVDAPPLVGSTAPDPALYDDPLPQALVLTAIVISFAMTALLLVVLLASRGLTGTDHVDGEDGE from the coding sequence ATGGAACTGGTTCTCGCACTTGGCATCGGCGTTCTCGTCGCATCGGGTGTCTGGTTGATCCTGCGGCCGCGTACCTTCCAGGTCATCCTGGGGCTGTCGCTCCTGTCCTATGCAGTCAATCTCTTCATTTACGCCATGGGCCGAATGCATGTGGATGCTCCGCCGCTGGTCGGATCGACAGCGCCCGATCCAGCGCTCTACGACGATCCTCTGCCGCAGGCGCTGGTTCTCACCGCCATCGTCATATCCTTTGCCATGACCGCGCTGCTGCTCGTGGTCCTGCTCGCCTCGCGCGGCCTGACCGGCACCGACCATGTCGACGGGGAAGACGGCGAATGA
- a CDS encoding uroporphyrinogen-III synthase — protein sequence MSSQFLWVTRSSPYAFLTGHHLRSAGHKPLIAPVLNIRPVSYAPLSKMPDALVFTSTHGVTNYHFDPEMAEVRVFAVGQRTARTARDAGYRNVTSADGNVSDLQDLLASRVARGSSVVHLGAAEPAGDLTCKLVSQGFAARHIPVYESLDVPSDTLRPVGAALPWLDGVLVHSPKAGRRLARFLLEYENLWHGTIFCISRAAAQPISAVAGGQVLVAQYPTENALIALVGGDGGYPLPSGKAHA from the coding sequence ATGTCGTCGCAGTTTCTCTGGGTTACCCGGTCCTCGCCCTATGCTTTCCTAACGGGTCATCATTTGCGCTCTGCCGGGCACAAACCGCTGATCGCGCCGGTTCTCAACATTCGGCCAGTGTCCTATGCCCCCCTCTCCAAGATGCCGGACGCCCTAGTCTTTACTAGCACGCACGGCGTCACTAATTATCACTTTGATCCGGAAATGGCTGAGGTGCGGGTTTTTGCCGTGGGCCAACGAACCGCGCGGACGGCACGAGATGCAGGCTATCGCAACGTCACCTCAGCCGATGGCAACGTCAGCGATCTACAGGATCTCCTCGCATCCCGTGTGGCACGAGGATCGTCCGTCGTTCATCTTGGCGCTGCCGAACCTGCCGGCGACCTTACTTGCAAACTTGTCAGCCAAGGATTTGCCGCGCGGCATATCCCCGTTTACGAAAGTCTGGACGTGCCAAGCGACACGCTCCGTCCAGTTGGTGCCGCGCTCCCCTGGCTCGATGGCGTTCTGGTGCATTCCCCAAAAGCTGGACGCCGTTTGGCCCGATTCCTTCTGGAATACGAAAATCTTTGGCACGGCACCATCTTTTGCATATCCCGCGCGGCGGCCCAGCCGATCAGCGCGGTAGCGGGGGGACAGGTGCTGGTGGCGCAATATCCGACGGAAAACGCCTTGATTGCACTGGTCGGCGGCGATGGCGGGTACCCCCTGCCGAGTGGCAAAGCACACGCTTGA
- the mnhG gene encoding monovalent cation/H(+) antiporter subunit G, whose translation MIQAPDLPGWAAFLVGLLVLSGAVMTLIGSLGLLRLQSFYERVHPPTLGSTLGMGLIVASSITCFSVLRSRISVHEILIALFLTSTTPVAFMLLARAALHREREEQRARTPQDEPDKRA comes from the coding sequence ATGATCCAGGCACCAGACCTGCCGGGCTGGGCAGCCTTCCTTGTCGGCCTGCTGGTGCTGTCCGGCGCGGTGATGACGCTGATCGGATCGCTCGGGCTGCTCCGACTGCAAAGCTTCTACGAGCGCGTTCATCCGCCGACGCTGGGAAGCACGCTGGGCATGGGGCTGATCGTCGCCTCGTCCATCACCTGCTTTTCTGTGCTCCGTTCCCGCATATCGGTGCATGAGATTTTGATCGCCCTGTTCCTGACCTCCACCACCCCGGTAGCCTTCATGCTGCTCGCACGCGCGGCGCTTCACCGTGAACGCGAAGAGCAGCGCGCGCGGACGCCACAAGACGAGCCCGACAAGCGCGCCTGA
- a CDS encoding group III truncated hemoglobin: MNDVSPIDEADLAGLVEAFYARVRTDTQLGPVFNDAVNDWPEHLEKLTAFWSSVMLASGRYKGQPVAAHLSHKARISPELFDRWLSIWRQTTNEMMDADAAAALQAKAAQIAESLQLAIFFRLPRNPGGGMAAERTTRDG; encoded by the coding sequence GTGAATGACGTCTCACCTATCGATGAAGCCGATTTGGCAGGCCTAGTTGAAGCTTTCTATGCTCGTGTCCGGACTGACACCCAACTTGGCCCGGTTTTCAACGATGCCGTGAATGACTGGCCGGAACATCTGGAGAAATTGACCGCCTTTTGGTCGTCGGTGATGCTCGCGAGTGGACGCTACAAAGGTCAGCCCGTTGCCGCCCATCTAAGTCACAAGGCACGGATTTCTCCGGAACTTTTCGATCGGTGGCTTTCAATTTGGCGGCAGACAACGAATGAGATGATGGACGCGGACGCTGCCGCGGCCCTTCAAGCCAAGGCGGCACAGATCGCTGAGAGTTTGCAACTTGCCATATTCTTCCGGCTACCGCGCAATCCTGGGGGAGGAATGGCGGCAGAAAGGACAACGCGCGATGGCTGA
- a CDS encoding monovalent cation/H+ antiporter subunit D, translating into MTVHGMHHLIVAPILLPLIAASAMLLLNERRMLAKRIIALASTGTLLAISIILLRSVAAAGFSGERATTAYLVGNWAAPFGIVLVLDWLSALMLVLTSVLGLTSLIYALARWDRAGPRFHTLFLLQLMGLNGAFLTGDLFNLFVFFEVLLAASFGLLLHGSGQPRVKAALHYVSLNVATSLLFLIGASLIYGVTGTLNMADLVLRIPAVSGTDAALMQSGMAILGIAFLVKAGMWPLGFWLPRTYAAAAPPVAALFAILSKVGVYAVLRVYLLLFGRDLGWTGNYGEEWLLIGGMATMTFGSVGVLAVRTLSRVAGYSLIISAGTLVAAIGAGAGDVLAGALFYLVSSTLAVSAFYLLIELVERRDAPPSSVGEPVFDDEYTGAPVEEPDDEVGVTIPATIALLGGGFAFCVLLIAGLPPLSGFIAKFAMIDGLLGLQDRIASPVWGLIALLIGSGLAILISTTRAGIDLIWAPSDKPQPVLRVAEALPVGMLLAICLALTIFAGPAMRYMERTGQSLSDRQGYIVAVLGQKRGVVAE; encoded by the coding sequence ATGACCGTGCATGGGATGCATCACCTGATCGTAGCGCCCATCCTGCTGCCGCTCATCGCGGCCTCCGCCATGCTGCTCCTGAACGAGCGACGGATGCTGGCGAAGCGGATCATCGCCCTGGCCTCCACAGGGACGCTGCTGGCGATATCGATCATCCTGCTGCGATCGGTAGCGGCAGCCGGGTTCAGCGGTGAGCGGGCCACGACCGCTTATCTCGTGGGCAACTGGGCCGCTCCCTTCGGCATCGTGCTGGTGCTCGACTGGCTATCGGCGCTGATGCTGGTGTTGACGTCCGTTCTCGGGCTGACCTCGCTCATTTATGCGCTGGCGCGGTGGGATCGGGCGGGTCCGCGCTTCCATACCTTGTTCCTGCTCCAGTTGATGGGCCTCAACGGCGCCTTTCTGACGGGCGACCTGTTCAACCTGTTCGTGTTCTTCGAGGTGCTGCTCGCCGCCTCCTTCGGGCTGCTGCTGCACGGCTCGGGCCAGCCCCGCGTGAAGGCGGCGCTGCACTATGTCTCGTTGAATGTCGCCACTTCGCTCCTCTTCCTGATCGGCGCTTCGCTGATCTACGGCGTGACGGGCACGCTCAACATGGCGGACCTGGTGCTGCGCATCCCTGCGGTTTCCGGCACCGACGCCGCACTGATGCAGAGCGGCATGGCGATCTTGGGCATCGCTTTCCTGGTAAAGGCCGGCATGTGGCCGCTCGGCTTCTGGCTGCCGCGGACCTATGCGGCGGCAGCGCCTCCCGTTGCGGCGCTCTTCGCCATCCTCAGCAAGGTTGGCGTCTATGCGGTGCTGCGCGTCTATCTGCTGCTGTTCGGCCGCGATCTCGGCTGGACCGGCAATTATGGCGAGGAATGGCTGCTGATCGGGGGCATGGCGACCATGACCTTCGGCTCTGTCGGCGTGCTGGCCGTGCGCACATTGTCGCGTGTCGCCGGCTATTCGCTGATCATCTCCGCCGGCACGCTGGTCGCGGCCATCGGCGCGGGCGCAGGAGATGTGCTTGCCGGGGCGCTCTTCTACCTTGTGAGCTCAACACTGGCGGTCAGTGCATTCTACCTGCTCATCGAACTGGTCGAACGGCGGGACGCCCCCCCATCCAGCGTCGGGGAGCCCGTTTTCGACGACGAATATACTGGCGCGCCGGTCGAGGAGCCCGACGACGAGGTAGGCGTTACCATTCCTGCCACCATCGCCCTTTTGGGCGGGGGCTTCGCCTTCTGCGTCCTGCTCATCGCAGGCTTGCCGCCGCTGTCGGGCTTTATCGCGAAATTCGCTATGATCGACGGGCTGCTTGGGCTGCAGGACAGGATCGCCTCGCCGGTCTGGGGCCTCATCGCCCTTCTCATCGGATCCGGGTTGGCGATACTGATCTCCACGACCCGCGCGGGAATCGACCTGATCTGGGCGCCCTCGGACAAGCCGCAACCGGTGTTGCGCGTCGCCGAAGCCCTCCCCGTCGGCATGCTGCTGGCGATCTGCCTTGCGCTCACCATCTTCGCCGGGCCGGCGATGCGCTACATGGAGCGGACAGGACAGTCCCTCAGCGACCGACAGGGCTATATCGTGGCTGTCCTTGGGCAGAAACGGGGGGTGGTGGCAGAATGA
- a CDS encoding SLC13 family permease, translating to MNFDQILTLLVLAGVVSALIWDRVRADIIALSGAAVLLMSGVVRPVDVQGAFASPAIITLASLFVIAYALELSGLLDRAIAMAVSMCRRMGTAGVWLLLSMIGAVSCFLNSTPIVVLGAPVVRDVATALNLSPKRFLIPLSYITILTGCCTLIGTSTNLLVDDMARVAGQPRFGIFEITPVGIPMALAGGIYLFFFSGKLLGGRHETEQSDAPADLNEQARINSAQVGDPSLFAEPRSLQPGKAIIALAVFVAAVALATLNVAPIAATAFSGAVLLILLRIISADEAYSGLRPQILILIAGMVVIGIAMEQSGLAAEASAMLIRSVNGLSPLAALIVLYLLTMILTELLSNATVAVLVTPVAVALAASLGVSPRPFLVAVMMAASAAFATPFGYQTNVIVYQMGGYRYMDFVRIGLPLNFITFAVAITATTAVFPF from the coding sequence ATGAACTTCGACCAAATCCTGACGTTACTCGTCCTGGCCGGCGTGGTCTCCGCGTTGATCTGGGACCGAGTGCGCGCTGACATAATAGCGCTCAGCGGCGCTGCCGTGCTGCTCATGAGTGGCGTGGTGCGACCCGTGGATGTTCAGGGAGCCTTTGCCAGCCCGGCGATCATCACGCTCGCTTCCCTGTTCGTGATCGCCTACGCGCTCGAACTGTCGGGACTTCTAGACCGCGCGATCGCGATGGCTGTGTCCATGTGTCGGCGCATGGGCACAGCCGGCGTGTGGCTGCTGCTCTCGATGATCGGCGCCGTGTCCTGCTTTCTTAATTCGACGCCGATCGTAGTGCTCGGCGCCCCGGTAGTGCGCGATGTCGCGACGGCCCTCAATCTATCGCCAAAGCGCTTTCTGATACCGCTATCCTACATCACCATCCTGACCGGCTGTTGCACCCTGATCGGCACCTCGACCAACTTGCTGGTCGATGACATGGCGCGGGTGGCGGGCCAGCCGCGATTTGGCATTTTCGAGATCACGCCAGTTGGCATTCCCATGGCACTCGCCGGCGGCATCTATCTCTTCTTCTTCAGCGGAAAGCTGCTGGGCGGGCGGCACGAAACGGAACAGTCCGATGCGCCCGCTGACCTCAATGAGCAGGCACGGATCAACAGCGCGCAGGTCGGCGACCCCTCGCTGTTCGCCGAGCCCAGGTCGCTTCAACCGGGCAAGGCTATCATTGCTCTTGCCGTGTTCGTGGCCGCCGTGGCGCTGGCGACCCTCAATGTCGCGCCGATCGCGGCAACGGCCTTTTCCGGCGCCGTACTCCTCATCCTGCTTCGGATCATCAGCGCGGACGAGGCCTATAGCGGTCTGCGGCCGCAGATACTGATCCTGATAGCCGGTATGGTGGTGATAGGCATCGCCATGGAGCAGAGCGGACTCGCTGCTGAAGCCTCCGCAATGCTGATCCGGAGCGTGAACGGGCTGAGCCCTCTCGCCGCGCTGATTGTCCTCTACCTGCTGACGATGATCCTAACAGAACTTCTGTCCAACGCCACCGTCGCGGTCCTCGTCACGCCGGTAGCGGTGGCACTGGCGGCTAGCCTCGGAGTAAGCCCCCGTCCCTTTCTTGTTGCGGTGATGATGGCCGCGAGCGCGGCATTCGCAACGCCCTTCGGTTATCAGACCAACGTTATCGTCTATCAAATGGGCGGCTATCGCTATATGGACTTCGTGCGCATCGGGCTACCGCTGAACTTCATCACCTTCGCCGTCGCGATCACGGCGACCACCGCGGTTTTTCCCTTCTGA
- the hmpA gene encoding NO-inducible flavohemoprotein — MSQPLSEQTIALVKATVPALEAHGLDIVHEMYSRMFENPQIRDLFNQSHHGDAGSQPRALTGAILAYASNIDNLGALAPAVERIAQKHVGLQILPEHYPHVAEALLGAIKAVLGDAATDDILGAWGEAYWFLANILIAREGRVYTEQKETIGGWNGWRDFRVVEVVPESSVIKSFVLRPVDGKPVMAHIPGQYLTFWLEIPGHPPVKRNYSISAAPNGRTYRISVKREPLGLASGWLHDEAEAGTILKVAAPAGEFFLADHVERPVVLLSGGVGLTPMVAMLEALVASGTDIAVHYIHGTHDRDTHAMRDHVRAVAARGKAVKVTDFHQTPLADEIEGRDYDAAGIITDEWLVANTPVADADYYICGPRPFLRHAVSTLSLAGVASARIHYEFFGPADELLAA; from the coding sequence ATGTCGCAGCCTCTCAGCGAGCAGACCATTGCCCTTGTCAAAGCCACGGTACCCGCCTTGGAAGCCCACGGTCTCGACATCGTGCACGAGATGTATTCGCGCATGTTCGAGAACCCGCAGATTCGCGACCTGTTCAATCAGTCGCATCATGGCGATGCCGGTTCTCAGCCCCGGGCGCTGACGGGAGCCATTCTGGCCTATGCCAGCAACATCGACAACCTCGGCGCGCTCGCGCCTGCCGTCGAGCGGATCGCGCAGAAGCACGTGGGCTTGCAGATCCTGCCGGAACATTATCCCCATGTGGCTGAAGCATTGTTGGGTGCAATAAAGGCGGTGCTCGGCGACGCGGCGACGGACGATATTCTTGGCGCTTGGGGAGAGGCATATTGGTTTCTTGCCAATATCCTGATCGCCCGCGAAGGACGCGTCTACACTGAGCAGAAGGAGACGATCGGTGGCTGGAATGGCTGGCGCGATTTCCGCGTGGTGGAGGTTGTGCCCGAGAGCAGTGTGATCAAATCGTTCGTGCTGCGTCCCGTTGATGGCAAGCCGGTGATGGCGCACATACCGGGGCAATATCTCACCTTCTGGCTTGAGATACCCGGCCACCCGCCTGTCAAGCGCAACTATTCCATCTCGGCGGCTCCCAATGGCCGGACCTATCGGATTTCGGTCAAGCGCGAGCCACTGGGCCTCGCCTCCGGCTGGCTCCACGACGAAGCGGAAGCCGGAACTATTCTTAAGGTCGCTGCACCTGCCGGCGAATTCTTCCTGGCCGACCACGTCGAACGGCCAGTGGTGCTGCTGTCGGGCGGCGTCGGTCTGACACCGATGGTTGCCATGCTCGAGGCGCTGGTCGCGAGCGGGACGGACATTGCCGTTCATTATATACATGGCACCCACGACCGGGACACGCACGCGATGCGCGATCATGTCCGTGCTGTCGCCGCACGAGGCAAGGCAGTCAAGGTGACGGACTTCCACCAGACACCGCTCGCGGACGAGATCGAAGGCCGCGACTATGATGCGGCTGGTATCATCACCGACGAATGGCTGGTCGCCAACACGCCGGTAGCTGACGCTGATTATTACATCTGCGGACCACGTCCGTTCCTGCGTCATGCCGTCTCGACGCTTTCGCTGGCCGGTGTGGCATCAGCAAGAATCCACTATGAATTCTTCGGTCCCGCTGACGAACTGCTGGCGGCCTGA
- a CDS encoding globin family protein has protein sequence MKQFNEATIATIIDSAHLVTYAAHEIALGIYNQLKQRSAEANATHDEDAALKSHCVANIATFVRDIACNIGAPDAKERLSDQLGSFNMHRSGYAIAGDVLKPVFQDVLGADATDHLCAAWGDVYWDLAAPLSQAA, from the coding sequence GTGAAACAATTTAATGAAGCTACCATCGCGACAATCATCGACTCCGCACACCTCGTGACTTATGCCGCCCATGAAATCGCACTCGGTATTTACAACCAACTAAAGCAAAGATCTGCTGAGGCGAACGCAACCCATGACGAAGACGCGGCTTTGAAATCCCACTGTGTTGCAAACATCGCAACATTTGTTCGCGACATCGCGTGCAATATCGGTGCCCCGGATGCCAAGGAACGACTTTCCGATCAGCTCGGCAGCTTCAACATGCATCGTTCAGGCTATGCGATTGCCGGAGACGTTCTAAAGCCAGTTTTCCAGGATGTGCTAGGAGCCGATGCAACTGACCATCTCTGTGCAGCTTGGGGGGACGTCTACTGGGATCTTGCCGCGCCGCTCAGCCAGGCTGCCTAA
- a CDS encoding DUF465 domain-containing protein: MSARFLGRLKAAHDRISKQIESESRVLQPDEARLSKLKKIKLSLKDRMTRISGSLPT, from the coding sequence ATGTCTGCTCGTTTTCTCGGGCGATTGAAGGCGGCTCATGACAGGATCAGCAAACAGATCGAGTCCGAGAGCAGAGTTCTGCAGCCTGATGAGGCTCGGTTAAGCAAGTTGAAGAAGATCAAACTTTCGCTGAAGGATCGCATGACTCGCATCTCCGGGAGTCTGCCCACCTGA
- a CDS encoding Na+/H+ antiporter subunit E codes for MRRWLPHPLLALALFAVWLLLTQSASPGQIVLGLVVALIATHAMAALRPGPVTIGRPTAILKLTGIVIADIIRSNFAVASIILFRRRERISGFVDLPLELTNPHGLAILGVIITATPGSLWVEFDRNRSSVLIHVLDLVDEDQWVRLIKHRYETLLLEIFGR; via the coding sequence ATGAGGCGCTGGCTGCCCCATCCCTTGCTTGCTCTGGCGCTCTTCGCGGTCTGGCTACTCCTGACCCAATCCGCCTCCCCGGGGCAGATCGTCCTCGGCCTTGTAGTCGCGCTGATCGCCACCCACGCAATGGCGGCGCTGCGCCCTGGCCCAGTGACGATCGGGCGGCCGACCGCCATCCTCAAGCTGACCGGGATCGTCATCGCCGACATCATCCGCTCGAACTTCGCCGTCGCATCGATTATCCTGTTCCGCCGCCGCGAACGTATATCTGGGTTCGTCGACCTCCCCCTTGAGCTGACCAATCCGCATGGCCTCGCCATCCTGGGCGTGATCATCACCGCCACCCCGGGCAGCTTGTGGGTCGAGTTCGACCGCAATCGCAGCAGCGTGCTCATCCATGTTCTCGACCTTGTCGATGAGGATCAGTGGGTGCGTCTCATCAAACATCGCTACGAGACGTTGTTGCTGGAGATATTTGGCCGATGA